A portion of the Magnolia sinica isolate HGM2019 chromosome 17, MsV1, whole genome shotgun sequence genome contains these proteins:
- the LOC131231642 gene encoding uncharacterized protein LOC131231642: protein MLCHSTCVIAHTFQHCLRLGKFGPGLKPSSMHEMRTWILKEEVANTDSLMKAYKASWKTYGCSIMSDGWTDGKNRSIINFLINSPIGTMFYKSIDASDSIKDGNLLFKYLDEIVEEIGEENVVQVITDNHSSYVSAGKKLMDKRKRIYWTPCAAHCIDLMLEDIGKMKIYFETLEKVRTVTKFIYGHGIVLSMMRSFTNNHELLRPVVTRFATSYLTVRSVYKQKNGLIAMSASEQWCSCSWAKKPKGIKVRAIIVFDPKFWPHVALCVKSTMPLVSILREVDSEERPAMGFIYELMDLAKEKIAFNCNDVKKRYVPIWNKIDERWTPQLHRPLHAAGYYLNPQIRYSDKFSTHLEIKRGLFECMDRMIPREEHADADIQLDEYDKRRGDFGSLLALETMRKRSPGNL from the coding sequence atgctttgtcattcaacctgtgtAATAGCCCATACTTTTCAACATTGTTTGAGGCTTGGCAAGTTTGGACCGGGATTGAAGCCATCATCCATGCATGAGATGAGAACATGGATACTAAAAGAGGAGGTTGCTAATACTGATAGTTTAATGAAAGCATACAAAGCTTCCTGGAAAACTTATGGATGTTCAATTATGTCTGATGGTTGGACGGATGGAAAGAATAGAagcattattaattttttgattAATTCTCCGATCGGAACAATGTTTTACAAGTCTATTGATGCTTCAGATTCAATAAAAGATGGGAATTTGTTATTCAAATATCTTGATGAAATTGTGGAAGAAATTGGGGAAGAAAATGTGGTCCAGGTTATCACGGATAACCATTCAAGCTATGTGAGTGCTGGGAAGAAGTTGATGGATAAGAGGAAAAGGATATATTGGACTCCGTGTGCTGCACATTGCATAGATCTGATGTTGGAGGAtattggaaaaatgaaaatatattttgaaacgcTTGAAAAGGTAAGGACAGTGACGAAGTTTATTTATGGGCATGGAATTGTATTGAGCATGATGAGAAGCTTCACGAATAACCATGAGCTTCTACGGCCGGTAGTAACACGCTTTGCAACATCATACCTCACCGTTCGAAGTGTTTACAAGCAAAAGAATGGTCTTATAGCCATGTCTGCATCGGAACAATGGTGCTCATGTTCTTGGGCAAAAAAACCTAAAGGAATAAAGGTACGGGCTATTATAGTGTTTGATCCGAAGTTTTGGCCTCATGTTGCCTTATGTGTTAAGAGCACCATGCCATTGGTAAGCATTTTAAGAGAAGTAGATTCGGAAGAGAGGCCAGCAATGGGGTTCATTTATGAATTGATGGACTTAGCGAAGGAGAAAATTGCATTTAATTGCAATGATGTAAAAAAGAGATATGTTCCAATttggaacaaaatagatgaaAGATGGACTCCTCAGCTTCATCGTCCTCTACATGCAGCCGGGTACTATCTGAATCCTCAAATACGGTACTCAGATAAGTTCTCTACACACCTTGAGATAAAAAGGGGGTTGTTTGAATGCATGGATAGGATGATCCCCCGTGAAGAGCATGCTGATGCTGATATTCAGTTGGATGAATATGACAAGAGAAGAGGAGATTTTGGCTCTCTCCTTGCACTCGAAACCATGAGAAAGCGTTCCCCAGgtaatttataa